In Carya illinoinensis cultivar Pawnee chromosome 9, C.illinoinensisPawnee_v1, whole genome shotgun sequence, the following are encoded in one genomic region:
- the LOC122277597 gene encoding uncharacterized protein LOC122277597 encodes MEGRKQVSSSSSSYSSSSLTSKLFGSKESSLSSTGIFGSLLEPPSKVLGRESLHSELTERKHDSKNESWQAKPGADEISKSSDSESQCMPNRDMSSIYQEQRVQPCHLSSSIYYGGQDIYSHPQSTQSSLYKKDGGEDDSGSASRGNWWQGSLYY; translated from the exons atggAAGGGAGGAAGCAAgtgtcgtcgtcgtcgtcgtcttattcttcttcttcgttgACCTCTAAGCTTTTCGGGTCCAAAGAGTCGTCGTTGTCATCCACGGGGATTTTTGGATCACTACTTGAGCCACCGTCCAAG GTCCTAGGCAGGGAATCACTGCACTCTGAGCTGACTGAGAGAAAGCACGATTCAAAGAATGAGTCATGGCAGGCAAAGCCTGGAGCAG ATGAGATCTCGAAAAGCAGTGACAGCGAAAGCCAGTGCATGCCAAATAGAGACATGAGTTCCATTTATCAGGAGCAAAGAGTACAGCCATGTCATCTCAGCTCATCAATCTATTATGGTGGCCAAGACATCTATTCTCATCCCCAGAGTACCCAGAGCTCTTTG TATAAGAAAGATGGGGGAGAGGATGATTCAGGGAGTGCTTCAAGAGGAAACTGGTGGCAAG GGTCTCTCTATTATTAA